From the Scomber japonicus isolate fScoJap1 chromosome 8, fScoJap1.pri, whole genome shotgun sequence genome, the window TGGTATACATTCAGGTATTaagtaattacatttattacTAAATACAAATATTGTCATCCTTTCaagacaatattttattttgttcttccTTTCAATATATAACATCAACCTGCCCAGACTGCTGATGAAATTTGGATTTAATAAGACtcaaaaagtgaaagtaaaaaacaaagttgagaataataacattttatgaataaaacacatgttcatattaagataagataagataagatacatttattgatcccacagtggggaaaattcattgctacagcagctcaaGAATAGTCATTTAAAATTGGTTTGCGTCACTAAATGTATGTACCATGTTTTACAATATCAATTTAAACCTAGTAATTTAATTTTGATAAAAGGTTTTACCAATTCAAATACTTTTACCTCAAAACACCCCACACACCCCCTctgaataataatttttaaaaagttagtaAATACAATCATTtcaataaagtacattttatatttgctACTTATATTTTTACTATAAACATTTTACTTTAGCTTCAATAGAATATTATCTAAGTATCAATAAAGAAGAATATTGTTGTACTGTTATTATCATAAAAGACCATGAGGTGaagctgtgtctgtctgtgaggaATCCCGGGTATACTCTCAAGAGGAAACTCACCATATATGGTAAATGACGTCATAACACGTGTGAACTTCGTGAGAGATTCCAGACAGCACTATTTCCCGTAATCTCAGGGGGGGGCGTGGCAAAAATATAGTGCCGCTTTAAGAGTTTACAACCTCACAATCATTTCCAGATGCTGGCTTTTACGTGTATGACTAAGGACGAGAAGTTGTGCTGAAAGTCGTTTTTAGCGTTTTTGATCCGATTTGAAAAAAAAGCGAGGTGgtatttccttccttgttccccCATCAGGACGTGCCTGTTTGGACTTACCCATTTACCGCAATAAGGTGGGCTTGCCCAGAGTTTGAATTGACACACGAGTCTCATCTCGAAAGTAGTTTCGCGAGAGCCTGAAGGCGATATAGCCGTATTTGGAGccaatttttctgttttatttaagaAGAAAGGATGTTTCGAAACTTTGGGAGCCACGGACGAGACAACCCGGCGTACACAGGAGGAGCGCCTGGGTCAAACACGGTATCTCTGGGAAGCACCAGCACTTCCACGACACAACAGGAGCAGGTAGGTGTACCTTCATTTAAGTAAGATAAGGGCTATCCCAGGACGGCGTCAAAATTAACACAAAAGAATATAAACTAAGCTGAAAGAGTTAAAGAAAGTCAGTCAGGCTATAATAACGTAGTAAACATGTAATACTGCTGTCACATAAGCGATGTCATTTCTGTCTATAgcaaatgaaatgttttctttgtaacTGATTTTCTTTATCTGTTTTCTAAGATATTTTAATGAAGGAAAtctcaataataaaaacatgaattacaaAGTTTTCTATAAGTTGTTGTTGTACTATATGTGTAatagaagggggaaaaaacccaCTTCAGATACATAATACTTACCACATTAGTCATGTTTTACTTTACAGAATTTTGATCTCAGGAACTATCTGTTTTGTTATTCATCAGGTGTTTGATTAAGGCCCTCCACTAACttctgttttctatttttatgtgtttttacagaaattTACCATGGCTGGCAGTCAATTTGTACCAAGCCTCAATGCCATCACAACCAACCAAGACCTCCAATGGCTGGTCCAGCCCTCCCTCATGCATCCACCAGGTCCCTCACAATCTCCAGTACCTCCTTACCCTTCCCTGTCAGTAGCACGGCCACTGGGTCCACCACCTTCCCAAGCCCACTTTCTCAGACCAGGGGTCATAAGAGCAGCTGCAAACACTACGACTTCAACAAAGCGCAGGAGCGATGATCATGTAAGAAACATATCAATGAGTTTTAAATCTTGTTACTCTTCTAATTCTTCTGACACATCTTTTGAAGAAACACTGATTATTGTAAGTTTGTTTGGAAAGTGAGAGTTGGCAAGAAAATGACAGGAGTCCTCTAGTGATTGATATATTTCCTAGTGAGATAAATAGTTAGGTGTGGAAAGTGGCTCAATCATGTCTATGCAACAAGTGTGTAATATCCTGTAATGCTCTGTGACACAATTTCCTTTAGGTTCGCTCATCAACTTTAACCTATTTACAAATAGGAAGATTACTTAAATGTTCCgtaatacattatttaaataatcTTTCCATTCTTAGACAATTAAAAAGGGAAATTTTAGTCTCTAGAAGAAAGTGTACACTGTTTATGTACTTTGATGCTGTTTACTTTTAGTCAGTGTTGACTCAGTTAAATGATCACCGGTGACACACTGTTTGCAAATATCTGCTTTTTGTTAGCAGAGCAATGTTACATGTCAAGCAAGATAGCGATTATGTTATGATGACCCCAGTACAACTGTATCCTTATTAAaaccatcatcattttcatcacgACCACaatatacattttctttctttcgctTCCTCGGGCATGCATTGGCACATATCCCCCGTCATGGTTTTGTTCTTGGAGTTGTAATTTCATGGTACAGGAAGTAGACTGTCATGTGACTCACAGGGGCAAGTCATGTTCTATgactcacacctgactcacCCAGAGGGTCTGAGGATGACTCATCAACCTGAAAGGGCGGGAAACATTGGATCAACAGTAATTATTCAGTAGGGCGCTGGGTGTAGTCAGAGTTAGGGTGTCACAAAGGCACAAAAGCTCCAACGTTTCCAAATTATTCAGCCGCCATGACTGTGATGACTAAGAGCACACACATGGTGGTAGCATTTCTCCTCTGTCATGTTGCCAATGGTGGACTACACGTTTCCCTGTACATTTTATGTATTGACGTGTGTTGTTTGCCCAAAGCAAGAAGGTTACATAATCCAACATTTAATTTTgactctttcatttcattttgttcaatAACCttattctcttcttctcctctttctcatcaGTTGTCTCGTGAAGAGGCGGAGAGACGAAGAATAAGAAGGGAGCGGAATAAACTGGCGGCAGCAAAATGTCGCAATCGCCGCCGGGAGCTGACCGAGACACTTCAAAGTGTGAGTTTACATtgtaaaaaacaatacaatatctCAATCAGGGCATGAGAGGATTCTtacattatgtttgtttttcttctgcttcCTTCTGATGCAGGAGACTGACCAGCTGGAGGACGAAAAGTCCACTTTACAGAAGGAAATTGCTAAtttacagaaagagaaagaaaagcttgAGCTGGTCCTGGAGGCTCACCGTCCCATCTGTAAAAGAGAGGACTCTGATTCCGATTCTGACCCAAACCCAGCACTGTCCACTTTAGGGGGCATCAAAATGGAGCCGCGGGACTCCAGCAGGCCTGGACCTTCAAGAACACTGCCAACAAAGATGGAGAAGCCGAAACCAAAAATCACTATCCCTACCAAGCCTGTGACAACATCTGCGTCTGCTGTTGTCTTTGAGGCAGAGTCGCTCCACACCCCAATTCTCATATCcactccctcactcactcccttCACCGCTGGTATGATTTTCACCTACCCCTCTGCCTCTTCAGACACCAGCGCCTCCACCACATCCCACGCTACATCACATCAGGGAAATGTCCACCATTCTCAAGCCCCACAGCCGTGTGGGGTGGCTCAtcgccgcagcagcagcagtggcgaCCAATCAGACCACTCCCTGCACTCTCCGACCATCCTCACACTGTGATTGACGGCCCTGTCATCCTGAAAACACTAATGTTCAGTGTGGACACAGTCTAAGTcatagtgtgtgagtgtgtaacagAAACACTCTCTGGGAGATGtgacagaaatgaaaatgattgtgattaacatttaaatacaagcTATGAACATCTGCTTCATTTAATCTTTTTAGAAAGTTGGTTCTGCACTTGGATAAAATACAGATTAGCAACATTATCAGGATATGATTATTACACTCTTtagatttttaatattttaaatatagtctttatatttcatattttaatagcTATACGGTGGCATTAGGAATTAGTTTGAAAGAATTGCATGCAGAATATATTATATGAATAATTATAAAAGCTATCTgggaataaatatatataataatatattgatAATAATGAGTATATATG encodes:
- the fosl1a gene encoding fos-related antigen 1a; amino-acid sequence: MFRNFGSHGRDNPAYTGGAPGSNTVSLGSTSTSTTQQEQKFTMAGSQFVPSLNAITTNQDLQWLVQPSLMHPPGPSQSPVPPYPSLSVARPLGPPPSQAHFLRPGVIRAAANTTTSTKRRSDDHLSREEAERRRIRRERNKLAAAKCRNRRRELTETLQSETDQLEDEKSTLQKEIANLQKEKEKLELVLEAHRPICKREDSDSDSDPNPALSTLGGIKMEPRDSSRPGPSRTLPTKMEKPKPKITIPTKPVTTSASAVVFEAESLHTPILISTPSLTPFTAGMIFTYPSASSDTSASTTSHATSHQGNVHHSQAPQPCGVAHRRSSSSGDQSDHSLHSPTILTL